The nucleotide window CGTACTCACCAAGCAAAGCGCGCAGTTTGCTCTCAAACTCCATTTCCTTCTTCAGGCCGGAATCGCTTTTCATGGACTCAAGCTCCGCCAGTTGGGCGGCCAGTTGCTGTTCAAGCTTGCGGTATTCAGCCAGACGAGACATCGGTAATTTCCCTCAATTTGGATAACACGTGGTGTAGGGACACATGATAGATTGTTTTACAGTCCCAAATCTCTGTGGAGTTGGTCTTCTTGGATCACTTCAGTTGCGTGCCCACCCTTCACCAGATACCACTGGAGCTGAGAGCGTAGGTGGTCTTTGAGTCGAGACCGCAGTTCAAGGTAACCAGGAACATCAATACAGTATTCAGGATGAAGCCCTCGTTGCCGCAGAACTGCACGCAGTACCTGAACACCTAGCGGGCCAATGTCGGAGGCATACAATCGCACTAGAGGATCAAATCCCGGATGCCTCTTGAAGCTATCCACAATTCGCTGAATTAATGCTTCAAACGTTTTGGCATCGCATGTTTGCTGAACCGATAGCCACACTTCAGATTCGAGTTCACTATGCATTCACACCTCTCTCCTCGCCCACCAGGAGCTCCCATCCAGATGTTGTACGACATGGGTATTTTTTCAAAAAATTGGATCGTTGTTTGAAATCAAACTGGAAAGCAGCGGCTTACGCCGCGAAGGGGCGATTTTGCTATGCCCATAGGGCGGTCATACGTCAGCGTCAGCAGGATACATCGCAAGAAAAGGCCAGAAGCAGGAGCACTGCAAAAGCAAAAATCACATCGTTTTGCCAGAAGGGTCGGTGAAAGGTGGAGCGCCGAGATCCCTGCTTTTTGGTTGCTCTCAAATATAAAGATCCGTCGCTCAAAAAAATTTTCAAGGGGCCTCCTGAAAAAATATTTCTGTTGACACGATCGGAGCAAAGAAAAATACGTTCCGCTCTACCGCCTAACTCTGTGTAAACGACAGAACTGCGATAGGCTGGAGCTTGGGCATAACCGGACGCTTCCTCAATCATCCGGCCTGTTACGTGCCCCGAGTTCGTGGCTGCTCAGGTCAACCGAACTTCTCTATCACTGATTTGAACAACGTATCCCGGTAGAAAAAACATCCATAGTCTAAGCTTTCGATCACTGGAGTGACTGTGACAGCTAGCGCTGTAGGGTTCGTTGATGGGCATTTTTTCCGATCAGTAGCGCTGCGTAGTCCATAGTTCTAGAGATGCATTTATCGGATACTGCCATTGCGCCAGCCCCCACCTTTCAAGGTTGAAATACTCATGGCAAGGAAGAAGGCAAAAAACTCTACCGGCACCGGCATCCTGATCATTTTTGCACTGGCTTTTGGTGCATTCGCTTCGATCCCGAAGAATGCATGGATCGCTATTGGCATCGTCGCTTGCATCGTCGCCATTATGTGGTTGTTAGCCACTCGCACTAAACGACAGCTTGAACAGATTCAAAGGTCTGCTTCAGCGACAACGCACCTGCGGGAGCCGCGAAGTAAAGACGTGACCTTCTCCATGCATGAGGTTTCGTCGAGCAATATGTCTGAAGAACCCTCCGAATTTTATACCGTCCAACTCGGCGCCCCCCCTTCCGCCTCCTTTAAAATTCCAGACGCAAGCAAGCAGAAATCCGATACCCGCTGGGTTCCGGCGGGCGAATCGGTCACTGTGTCTGGTTTTTCACTTCCCAGTGGAATGCTCTATGTAGGAAGCGCACTGGGTCGATACGATGCGCAAGAACCATCACTGATCAATCCCAAACTGCGGATAGCCAAATCGTACGTTGATATCGAAGAACGGCTGATGCCCTACTGGCCGAGCTTTCATTCCATTTCGCCAGAGGCTCGGCGCGGATACCTGCAGTGGCTAGAAGGCGGACGTCGTGATCCGCTGGCAGACACCGGCTATGTCTTTTTATTTTTTTATGGCCTTGAGCGCCGTGCACTCGTTGATGCAGTAAGCGATCCGCAGGTGAAGGCGGAGATTCCTCTGATCACCAAAGAAGTCCAGCGACTTCTGAATATCTATGGAGAGAATCGGTCATTCAGGGGGTACGCGGAGGGTTTCTTGGATTACCTGAGCAACCACACGGTTAATCCTAGTCAGTACCTTGGCCCACCTCCGGATGTAGTTGCTTACGGCTACGAAATGCCGCTTCCACTGCGCATAGGGTTAGGGCAACACGCCTCCAACAAACGACCACTTGATGCCGACTGGGCATTGGCATGGGCACTAGCCGACCCCAACATCAGCAAGCGCACCCCGGTAACTCGGTGTAAGGATGTCTTCGCTGCATTGTTCAAACTCAAGTACGCGAGTACCTACCCTACCGGGCTAATCCTCGCGCAAAACAAGACCAAGCTTAAAGCAAGCTATCGACCGGCTTCCGCAGTGTTAATGGCACCCGCAGTTAACCTGGGGGATCTTCCTGATGTCATGGCTACTTCAGGAACGCGTAAAAGCCTGCAATTGATTGTTGAGCTTTGCACCAGCGAGTTGGAGCCCTATAGCCGCTATCTGGGCCGAAACCCTGAAAGCGCAGAAGCGCTGGAGGGCCTTTTGCAGCTTCCTGTCGCGCTATGGCCGGCGCCGGCCCGTGCAGAATTGGACGATCTTCAACACAGGATCGGTGATGACCTGATCGCCATGAGTTTTGGCGAACTCGCTGGACGGTTCAAGAGCGCAGGGGCTTTGTCTCGCGACAAAGTACTGGCACTTGCCCGCGCGCTGGAGTCACTCCATATCGGTATGGAACCTGACGTTCTGGCAGGCAGTAAAACACCGAAAGCCGAAGACCAAATTGCATTGTTCGTGACCCAACCAGAAGACGGATCACTGCGAGCTTCGGCGGCCTATAACGCGGCCTCGGTCACTCTTGACCTAGCCAGTGCAGTGGCATCTGCCGACGGGGATACTTCAAATGAAGAAGTCACAATGCTGGGTCAGCACATTGACTCATGGAGTCACCTGAGTGTTGCCCATCGCAAACGTCTCAAGGCGCACTTACGTATCCAAATTCAGCAACCTCCAACACTCGCAAGTTTGAAGAAAAAGCTCGACCCATTGACCGTCGAAGCAAAGCGCGCGATTGCCAGCTTCCTGGCCCACCTCGCACAAGCCGATGGCACCGTCAGCACATCTGAGGTGAAGCTTCTGGAGCGAGTGTATAAAGCGTTGCAACTGGACAGTCAGCTGCTCTACAGCGATCTTCACGGTGCTGCATCCGGAGCAAGGATTGCATCCGTCATACCACCCGCCAACACCACTCAGTCCGAGCCTGGGGTGCCCCTCCCAGTTAACGCCACGCAAGGGTTCGTGCTCGATCACGAGCGAATTGCTGAATTGCAACGAGAAACAGCTGAGGTATCCGCCCTACTTGCTCAGGTGTTCACTGATGACCAGGTTGAGGAATCTGAGCAGCTTGTTGAGGATGTCGAATCGACTTCAGTGTCGAGTGCCGACGTTGCGGGTCTCGACTTAGAACATTCGGCGTTCCTACGCCTATTGGTCTCACGTCCAGAGTGGAGTCGATCTGAACTTGAGTCCGCTGCGAGCGACATGGAGCTAATGCTCGATGGTGCTTTGGAGCAAATCAACGACATGGCCTTTGACCGCTTCGATATGCCCATCACCGAAGGTGATGATCCCATCGAGATCAATAAAGACATTCTGGAAGAGCTAGCCTTATGACCACTATCAGAGCCAAGGATCGCGACGCGGTCATCCAATCGCTACGCGCCGGCGTCGTTCCTCGTGTCGGCCAACATTTGATTCAGGTCGGCCGGGTGGGCGAACTCGATGCGCTGATCACCGACGTTAACCGCCTAGTTGAAAGCGGTTCGGCATTTCGCGTCGTGATTGGTGAGTACGGCGCCGGCAAGACGTTTTTTCTCAACCTGGTACGAGCCATTGCGATGGAGCGCAAACTCGTAACCATGCACGCTGACTTAAACCCCGATCGCAGGCTGCATGCCACTGGGGGACAGGCACGCTCACTCTATTCCGAGCTGGCCAAGAACATGTCGACACGCACAAAGCCTGACGGTGGGGCTATGCAAGGCATCGTCGAGAAATTCATCTCCCAAGCCAAAACAGAAGCCAAGGCAGCGGGTACTGACAGTGAGAGTGTCATCCGTACACACCTTGCTGAATTGACCGAGATGGTCAACGGCTACGATTTCGCTGAAGTGATCGCTGCGTATTGCCGAGGTTTCGAGGACGGCAATGAGCAACTCAAGGCTGACGCCATCCGCTGGCTGCGTGGTGAGTTCACCACCAAGACCGATGCGCGTGCAGCTCTGGGGGTGCGAACGATCATTGATGACGCCTCCGTCTACGATCAGCTCAAGCTGCTGTCGAGATTCGTAAGACTTGCGGGCTTCGGCGGTCTGATGATCTGCCTTGACGAGTTGGTAAACCTTTACAAGCTGGCAAACACACAAGCTCGAAATGCTAACTATGAGCAGATCCTGCGTATCCTCAATGATTCGTTGCAAGGATCGTCTGAGGGGCTTGGCTTCGTATTGGGCGGTACTCCCGAGTTCTTGATGGACACTCGCCGAGGCCTCTTCAGCTACCCTGCCCTGCAATCGCGACTAGCCGAAAACTCGTTTGCAAAAACAGGGCTGGTGGATCTTTCGGGCCCTGTTATTCGCCTAACCAGCCTCACCCCTGAAGACTTCTATGTATTGCTTCAGAAGCTTCGTCATGTCTACGCAGGCGGCGATGCTGAAAAATATCTACTGCCTGACGAAGCACTCCCACTGTTTATGGCGCATTGTAACCAGCGCTTGGGTGAAGCCTACTTCCGTACGCCGCGCACCACTATCACTGCGTTCATCAATCTGCTGGCCATCCTGGAGCAAAACCCGGGAGCTAACTGGCGGACGCTGCTGGGAGGTGTCGAGATAGCCAAAGACCTCGGCGGAGAAGAGGACACGAAAGTCGACGCGGACGATGAACTTGCCACCTTCTCACTCTGAGTCATCGGGTTTCGGCCAGCTAGAACCCCGTATTCAGCGATGGATTTGGGCTGAAGGCTGGACGTCCTTGCGTGACGCCCAAGAATGGGCAGTACCTGTTCTAGTGGACGCAGACCAGGATGTCATTATCTCTGCCGCAACAGCGGCGGGGAAAACCGAGGCTGCGTTCCTCCCCATTCTCACCCATTTACTCAACCACAATGACCCTCCCGGTTCCGTGCTGTACATCAGCCCCCTCAAGGCCTTGATCAATGATCAATGGGGCAGACTCAGTCGTCTTTGTGAGCAATTGGAAATTCCTGTAGTCGCCTGGCACGGGGACATCTCATCGAGCAAAAAGCACCGATTTCTGAAGTCGTCGGAAGGTGTGTTATTGATCACCCCTGAGTCCCTTGAAGCACTGTTCGTCAATCGAGGCTCAAGCCTAGCTGGAGTTTTCCAGAACCTGCGTTACATCGTCATTGATGAGCTACATGCCTTCATCGGTAGCGAACGAGGCAAACAACTGCAGTCCTTGTGTAGTGGTCTAATGAAACCGGACACCCATTTAGGCGAGAATGCTCGCCAGATAGAGGTGTCTGATGACCAAACAACGTCGTTCCTTTTCCGCTGAATTCAAACGCGAGGCCGCAGGCCTCGTGCTCGATCAAGGCTATAGCCATATCGAAGCCAGCCGCTCGCTTGGGGTGGTCGAGTCCGCGTTGCGTCGCTGGGTTAATCAACTCCAGCAGGAGCGCAGCGGCGTGACTCCGCAGAGTAAGGCGCTGACGCCTGAGCAGCAGAAAATCCAGGAATTGGAAGCTCGAATCGCTCGCCTTGAACGGGAGAAATCCATTTTAAAAAAGGCTACCGCGCTCTTGATGTCGGAAGAGCACGAGCGCACGCGCTGATTGATCAACTGAGCCCCAAGAGCCGGTTGATTGGCTTTGCGCAGTCTTTGATGTCACTCGTTCGTGTTACTACGCCCACCGCCTCAGGCGCCGAACTCCAGACGTTGAGCGGCTGCGGTTGCGCAGCCGGGTTAACGAACTGTTTACGCAAAGTCGAAGCGCCGCCGGTAGCCGCAGCATCGTGTCGATGATGCAGGAAGACGGCGAGCAAATTGGGCGGTTCAAGGTGCGAGGCCTGATGCGGGAACTGGAGTTGGTCAGCAAACAACCTGGATCACATGCCTACAAACAAGCGACGGTTGAACGGCCTGACATTCCGAACATCTTGAATCGAAAGTTTGATGTGCCGGCGCCGAATCAGGTCTGGTGTGGCGACATCACCTACATCTGGGCTCAAGGGAAATGGCATTACCTGGCTGTCGTTATGGATCTTTACGCGCGCCGAGTGGTGGGCTGGGCGCTGTCGAACAAGCCGGATGCGGATCTGGTCATCAAGGCGTTGGACATGGCTTACGAACAGCGTGGCAGGCCTCAAGGACTTCTGTTTCACTCGGATCAGGGCTCGCAATATGGCAGCCGCCAGTTTCGCCAACGGCTCTGGCGTTACCGCATGCGCCAGAGCATGAGCCGTCGTGGAAACTGTTGGGATAATGCGCCGATGGAGCGCGTTTTTCGCAGCTTGAAAACTGAATGGATACCGACCGTGGGCTACATGACGGCTCAAGAAGCGCATCGAGACATCAGTCATTATCTGATGCATCGGTACAACTGGATTCGACCGCACCAGTTCAACGATGGGCTGGCCCCAGCTCAGGCCGAGAAAAAACTTAACGTCGTGTCCGGGATTAGTTGACCACTACATTGATGCATCGAGTCGAACTTGTCGTAGGGCGTCAACTCCCCCGAGTCGGACTATCCGCGACGCTAGGCGACAAGGAAATGGCATCGGAGTTTCTACGCCCTG belongs to Pseudomonas sp. B21-015 and includes:
- a CDS encoding TerB N-terminal domain-containing protein yields the protein MARKKAKNSTGTGILIIFALAFGAFASIPKNAWIAIGIVACIVAIMWLLATRTKRQLEQIQRSASATTHLREPRSKDVTFSMHEVSSSNMSEEPSEFYTVQLGAPPSASFKIPDASKQKSDTRWVPAGESVTVSGFSLPSGMLYVGSALGRYDAQEPSLINPKLRIAKSYVDIEERLMPYWPSFHSISPEARRGYLQWLEGGRRDPLADTGYVFLFFYGLERRALVDAVSDPQVKAEIPLITKEVQRLLNIYGENRSFRGYAEGFLDYLSNHTVNPSQYLGPPPDVVAYGYEMPLPLRIGLGQHASNKRPLDADWALAWALADPNISKRTPVTRCKDVFAALFKLKYASTYPTGLILAQNKTKLKASYRPASAVLMAPAVNLGDLPDVMATSGTRKSLQLIVELCTSELEPYSRYLGRNPESAEALEGLLQLPVALWPAPARAELDDLQHRIGDDLIAMSFGELAGRFKSAGALSRDKVLALARALESLHIGMEPDVLAGSKTPKAEDQIALFVTQPEDGSLRASAAYNAASVTLDLASAVASADGDTSNEEVTMLGQHIDSWSHLSVAHRKRLKAHLRIQIQQPPTLASLKKKLDPLTVEAKRAIASFLAHLAQADGTVSTSEVKLLERVYKALQLDSQLLYSDLHGAASGARIASVIPPANTTQSEPGVPLPVNATQGFVLDHERIAELQRETAEVSALLAQVFTDDQVEESEQLVEDVESTSVSSADVAGLDLEHSAFLRLLVSRPEWSRSELESAASDMELMLDGALEQINDMAFDRFDMPITEGDDPIEINKDILEELAL
- a CDS encoding ATP-binding protein, coding for MTTIRAKDRDAVIQSLRAGVVPRVGQHLIQVGRVGELDALITDVNRLVESGSAFRVVIGEYGAGKTFFLNLVRAIAMERKLVTMHADLNPDRRLHATGGQARSLYSELAKNMSTRTKPDGGAMQGIVEKFISQAKTEAKAAGTDSESVIRTHLAELTEMVNGYDFAEVIAAYCRGFEDGNEQLKADAIRWLRGEFTTKTDARAALGVRTIIDDASVYDQLKLLSRFVRLAGFGGLMICLDELVNLYKLANTQARNANYEQILRILNDSLQGSSEGLGFVLGGTPEFLMDTRRGLFSYPALQSRLAENSFAKTGLVDLSGPVIRLTSLTPEDFYVLLQKLRHVYAGGDAEKYLLPDEALPLFMAHCNQRLGEAYFRTPRTTITAFINLLAILEQNPGANWRTLLGGVEIAKDLGGEEDTKVDADDELATFSL